GGATTCGAATGGTATTGCTCATCATTTTTAAAAATATATTCAACCGCTTCACTAATGAGTAATCCGATCATTTCACTTCGCTTCTGAATCATTTCCCAAAAGATATTCTCATCATTCAACAGTTTTTTGATGGTCTTAAATTCATAAGCTAGAAATTCAAAACTTGTATCTGAAAGATCTATAACAGGGTGATTTTGGTAAAATGATTGAGAAAACCTCAGAGCAGGAATTAAACTTTCAAACCAAGCTCTGCTGATCATCAGTTGATATCCTACCGTTCCAGCTTCAATATCCCATTGATGCACCTGATCAGGGAAAACCAAATGAATCTGATAATCTTTCACTTCATAATCTACAAAATCGATGGTATGATTTCCTTTTGCTTTTTCAAAAATATTAATGATAAAAAAATCATGTTTATGCGGATCATCGATAGAACGTTCTCCATAAAGCTCATTAAACAAGAGATGTGTTTCCAAAGAATGATCATCCTTGAAATCCTGAATACCTAAAACCGGAAAATGATCTGAACGACGGCTCATTCCGAATGATTTTTGCCTAAAATTAGTAAAATTTATGCAGGAAATCATTTTCAGAATATAAGTTTGGGCAGTTTAAGATTCTAAAATTTTTACAATCTCTTTATAACCTAAAGATTTTGCGTGCTCCAAAGCGGTAATTCCATCTTTATCGGGAATATCTTTTGCATCTTTATCTTTAAGGATCTGAACAATTTGCTGATATTTTAAACTTCCGTCACCTAAAATCACCGCTTCCATTAAAGCAGTCCATCCCAATCTGTTCACATGATTGATCGGAAAACCTTCCGTATTCGCCAAAACTTTTACCGTTTCTACATGACCTCTTTCGCAGGCAGGAATTAAAGCCGTTCCGTTGTATCT
Above is a genomic segment from Chryseobacterium mulctrae containing:
- a CDS encoding helix-turn-helix domain-containing protein — encoded protein: MSRRSDHFPVLGIQDFKDDHSLETHLLFNELYGERSIDDPHKHDFFIINIFEKAKGNHTIDFVDYEVKDYQIHLVFPDQVHQWDIEAGTVGYQLMISRAWFESLIPALRFSQSFYQNHPVIDLSDTSFEFLAYEFKTIKKLLNDENIFWEMIQKRSEMIGLLISEAVEYIFKNDEQYHSNPLFSKFLNLIDEYFKEERSVSFYAEKLNISPNYLNIICKKSINSSASSLIQDRILLEAKRLLKVSKKSVKDIVFDLGFYDQASFSKFFKSQTGMTPSQFKE